A single genomic interval of Flavihumibacter rivuli harbors:
- a CDS encoding SusC/RagA family TonB-linked outer membrane protein: MKKILQRVLLPNLLLLLLTVAWGQGRKVTGKVTDDKGSPIANASVTVKGTSLGTTSTENGEFSLEVPQTATLLEISSLNFQSQEVRITGSTLAISLSPSQGKLDEVVVVGYGTQKITKVSGAIATIKGTEVEKYRPVRAEDAIQGRASGVTVVSPGTPGAKPTVLIRGIPSYTGTDPVVIVDGAIQTLDDLNSINAADIESINILKDAAATAIYGVKGGNGVIVITTKGGRRNQKTEFSYGGNYGIQEVQQTVGVLNATEYAAMANEGSVNSGGGLIFPDISGFGVGTNWQDQIFKTAPIQSHALTARGGSEKMTYFLSGAFLSQGGIVGGKEKSYFDRITGTANLSFDLSSKLKFLVNTSYVNIKGAGIPDNAINGVISNALNFDPTAPIYNQFPGTYGRYSTSPYILSEIVNPLTQLENTYNESNTNKLYGKLELQYEVIKNLKLYSRFGYTYTNVTGKSFNPLVYYGSAHINSTLNADGTPKAGAHNNVAEYSTNYFNFAWENFANYQFSVAEDHHFETVLGFSVAKNTGSSLNGSRQDVPFNSWDYADISSATGTAPASGLDVGSFQYERRNLSYFGRVNYDYKDRYLASLTVRRDGSYAFGPNNKFANFYAGSLGWVVSSEDFFQSDFIDFLKVRASYGATGNENVSPQFQRISTAIYSYGLGQNSGYTFGNEPTSIGATIASFRNDNLGWEKQVQINAGFDLRFFKNKFSLSADYFRKDISGLLFTPTLSLYLGTAALPTANIGTTETSGFDLNLGYTDQLGKNFKLNTYVTFTTAKNLVTETNNGLITGGGYGIPFQSVTRFEKGFTPGYFFGWKTDGLFQNEADIAKAASQPGAQPGDIRYVDINQDGVIDGNDRTQIGDPFPDFTMGWGLNLEYKGFDFSSFVYASYGNDVYRAFERNLAMTNKFRSVLGRWTGEGSTNDAKTPRYSFIDANNNTRASDRYVEDGSFIKIKDLQLGYTIPAETLRKLRITRLRVYAQVKNAYTFTKYSGFDPEISGGIFDTGIDRGVFPQARIWSMGIDLKF; encoded by the coding sequence ATGAAAAAGATCTTGCAAAGGGTCCTGCTACCCAACCTGCTGTTGCTGCTCCTGACAGTAGCCTGGGGACAGGGCAGGAAGGTCACAGGAAAAGTGACGGATGACAAAGGAAGTCCGATTGCCAATGCATCGGTCACCGTAAAAGGGACCTCGCTGGGAACGACCAGCACCGAGAACGGCGAATTCAGCCTGGAGGTTCCCCAAACAGCCACCCTATTAGAAATCAGTTCCCTTAATTTCCAGAGCCAGGAAGTACGGATCACCGGATCCACCCTTGCCATCAGCCTCAGCCCTTCACAGGGTAAGCTGGATGAAGTGGTGGTGGTAGGTTATGGAACCCAAAAGATCACCAAGGTTTCCGGTGCCATTGCTACCATCAAGGGAACGGAAGTGGAGAAGTACAGGCCGGTGAGGGCAGAAGATGCCATCCAGGGCCGTGCATCTGGTGTGACCGTGGTATCACCCGGTACGCCAGGCGCTAAGCCAACCGTCCTGATCAGGGGTATCCCCTCCTATACCGGTACCGATCCGGTCGTGATCGTGGACGGTGCCATCCAGACCCTCGATGACCTCAACTCCATCAATGCCGCGGATATAGAATCGATCAATATCCTGAAGGATGCCGCCGCCACTGCCATCTATGGCGTAAAGGGCGGTAACGGTGTGATCGTGATCACGACCAAGGGAGGCCGCCGCAACCAGAAAACCGAGTTCAGCTATGGCGGCAACTACGGTATCCAGGAAGTACAGCAGACCGTGGGTGTGCTGAACGCTACCGAATATGCCGCTATGGCCAATGAAGGAAGTGTAAACTCCGGGGGTGGGTTGATATTCCCTGATATCTCCGGATTCGGGGTAGGCACCAACTGGCAGGACCAGATCTTCAAGACCGCACCCATCCAGTCCCATGCCCTTACCGCCAGGGGAGGCAGTGAGAAAATGACCTATTTCCTTTCAGGCGCCTTCCTTAGCCAGGGAGGTATTGTAGGAGGAAAAGAGAAGTCCTATTTCGACCGTATCACCGGAACGGCCAACCTCTCCTTCGACCTCAGCTCCAAACTGAAGTTCCTGGTCAACACCAGCTATGTGAACATCAAAGGGGCAGGCATTCCAGATAACGCGATCAATGGCGTCATCTCCAATGCCCTCAACTTCGACCCTACCGCACCCATCTATAACCAGTTCCCCGGCACCTACGGTAGGTACAGCACCAGCCCCTATATCCTGTCGGAGATCGTGAATCCCCTCACCCAACTGGAGAACACTTATAACGAGTCCAATACCAATAAACTCTATGGTAAGCTGGAACTCCAATACGAGGTGATCAAGAACCTGAAGCTGTATTCAAGGTTCGGTTATACCTATACGAATGTGACCGGAAAGAGCTTCAATCCACTGGTGTATTACGGATCTGCCCATATCAATTCCACCTTGAATGCAGACGGCACCCCCAAGGCCGGCGCCCATAACAATGTGGCCGAATACAGCACCAACTATTTCAACTTTGCGTGGGAAAACTTCGCCAACTACCAGTTCAGTGTAGCCGAAGACCATCATTTTGAGACCGTGCTGGGCTTTTCAGTGGCCAAGAATACAGGAAGTTCCCTTAACGGTTCCCGCCAGGATGTGCCCTTCAACTCCTGGGATTATGCCGACATCTCCTCTGCCACCGGTACTGCACCGGCATCCGGACTGGATGTGGGTTCTTTCCAGTATGAAAGGCGCAACCTCTCCTATTTCGGAAGGGTGAACTATGACTACAAGGACAGGTACCTGGCCTCTTTGACCGTCCGCCGTGATGGCTCCTATGCTTTCGGTCCCAATAACAAGTTCGCGAACTTCTATGCCGGTTCATTGGGCTGGGTAGTATCCAGCGAAGACTTCTTCCAGTCCGACTTCATCGATTTCCTGAAGGTAAGGGCCAGTTATGGTGCTACCGGTAATGAGAATGTAAGCCCGCAATTCCAGCGCATCTCCACAGCTATTTACAGCTATGGCCTGGGCCAGAACTCCGGTTATACCTTTGGCAATGAGCCAACCTCCATTGGTGCCACCATCGCTTCTTTCAGGAATGATAACCTGGGTTGGGAAAAGCAGGTACAAATCAATGCCGGTTTCGACCTGCGCTTCTTCAAGAATAAATTCTCACTCAGTGCCGATTACTTCAGGAAGGATATCAGCGGTTTGCTGTTCACCCCTACCCTCTCCCTTTACCTGGGAACGGCTGCACTGCCTACTGCCAATATCGGTACCACCGAGACCAGTGGCTTCGACCTTAACCTCGGTTATACAGACCAGTTAGGTAAGAACTTCAAGTTGAACACCTATGTTACCTTCACTACCGCAAAGAACCTGGTGACTGAAACCAATAACGGACTGATCACCGGTGGTGGTTATGGAATCCCCTTCCAGAGCGTTACCCGCTTTGAGAAAGGCTTTACACCCGGTTATTTCTTTGGCTGGAAAACCGATGGCCTCTTCCAGAATGAAGCCGATATCGCCAAGGCAGCCAGCCAGCCCGGCGCACAGCCCGGTGATATCCGTTACGTGGATATCAACCAGGATGGCGTGATCGATGGCAATGACCGTACCCAGATCGGTGATCCCTTCCCTGATTTCACCATGGGATGGGGATTGAATCTTGAGTATAAAGGATTTGATTTCTCCAGTTTCGTTTATGCCTCCTATGGTAATGACGTGTATCGTGCATTCGAGCGTAACCTGGCCATGACCAATAAATTCCGCAGCGTACTGGGCAGGTGGACAGGCGAAGGCAGCACCAACGATGCAAAGACCCCACGCTATAGCTTCATTGATGCCAATAACAACACCAGGGCATCAGACCGCTATGTGGAAGATGGCTCCTTTATCAAGATCAAGGACCTGCAGTTGGGTTATACCATTCCTGCTGAAACCCTGAGGAAGTTGCGCATCACCAGGCTGCGTGTATACGCACAGGTGAAGAACGCTTACACTTTCACCAAATATTCCGGCTTCGATCCGGAGATCTCCGGCGGAATCTTCGATACCGGTATCGATCGCGGTGTATTCCCGCAAGCAAGGATATGGTCCATGGGCATCGACCTGAAATTCTAA
- a CDS encoding RagB/SusD family nutrient uptake outer membrane protein codes for MSNHFKIICVSLALSTTMACSKFVDYNPQEDYQITAENYFTTVDDYQKMVVGTYSPLQWLWGNTMIGDIASDNSVSGGENATDVLGLQQIDDYQITPINSYLTEAWKACYEGINRANYLHENKAKLDFNGKDALYGEVYFLRAYYYFELVRLFGDVPLFVDRRLSASDSRQLQRTPKAEVYKQIETDLNNAIAVLPPTNNQKGRITRYAAKGLLAKVLLYENKFDEAATVLEDVLSWPFTLVDDYNSIFLESGENGPESVFEIQYSNSAPFYDWSNPGRGQGNFAVQHCGIRNLTGSSPYGQGWSINLPTQQLANAFEAGDQRKAVTILDIEAYKNANPGFNITYQVAPYKNTGLYNHKYQPRKGQTSGQVELNYLNNFRTLRYAEVLLIAAEANNRKASPDDAKARACLNRVRQRAFRDNNHDINLSGAALKEAIWEERRLELAMEGDRFFDLVRTGKAAEKITGFQKGKNEVFPIPQQEVDISGLTQNPGY; via the coding sequence ATGAGCAATCATTTCAAGATAATATGTGTGAGCCTGGCCCTGTCAACAACCATGGCCTGCTCCAAGTTTGTGGACTACAATCCACAGGAAGATTACCAGATCACTGCAGAGAACTATTTCACTACTGTAGATGATTACCAGAAAATGGTCGTTGGTACCTACTCGCCACTGCAATGGCTTTGGGGCAATACCATGATCGGTGATATCGCATCCGACAATTCCGTATCAGGAGGCGAGAATGCCACAGATGTACTCGGCCTGCAGCAGATCGATGATTACCAGATCACGCCGATCAACAGCTATCTAACGGAAGCCTGGAAGGCCTGCTATGAAGGCATCAACCGCGCCAACTACCTGCACGAGAACAAAGCCAAGCTGGACTTCAATGGCAAGGATGCCTTGTATGGGGAAGTGTATTTCCTGAGGGCCTACTACTATTTCGAATTGGTCCGCCTCTTCGGTGATGTACCCCTCTTTGTCGACAGGCGCTTGTCTGCATCAGATTCAAGGCAGCTCCAAAGGACACCCAAGGCAGAAGTGTATAAGCAGATCGAAACCGACCTGAACAATGCGATAGCCGTGTTGCCTCCCACCAATAACCAGAAAGGTAGGATCACCCGCTATGCAGCCAAAGGCCTGCTGGCTAAAGTGCTCCTGTATGAGAATAAGTTTGACGAGGCAGCCACTGTTCTGGAAGATGTGTTGAGCTGGCCCTTCACCCTGGTAGATGATTACAATTCCATCTTCCTGGAGAGCGGCGAGAACGGACCAGAGTCAGTTTTTGAGATCCAGTATTCCAATAGCGCTCCTTTCTACGACTGGTCCAATCCGGGAAGGGGCCAGGGCAATTTCGCGGTACAGCATTGTGGTATCAGGAACCTGACCGGTTCAAGTCCATATGGACAAGGCTGGAGCATCAACCTGCCTACCCAACAACTGGCCAATGCCTTTGAAGCGGGCGACCAGCGCAAGGCTGTCACCATCCTCGACATCGAAGCTTATAAGAATGCCAACCCCGGTTTCAATATCACCTACCAGGTTGCGCCTTACAAGAATACCGGTTTGTATAACCATAAGTACCAACCGCGCAAGGGCCAGACATCCGGACAGGTTGAACTGAATTACCTGAACAATTTCCGCACCCTCCGTTATGCAGAAGTATTGCTGATTGCGGCGGAAGCCAATAACAGGAAAGCGAGCCCGGATGATGCCAAGGCAAGGGCTTGCCTGAACAGGGTAAGGCAGCGTGCCTTCAGGGATAACAATCATGATATCAACCTTTCCGGTGCTGCATTGAAAGAGGCGATCTGGGAAGAAAGAAGATTGGAACTCGCTATGGAAGGCGACCGCTTCTTCGACCTGGTAAGGACAGGAAAGGCCGCAGAAAAGATCACCGGATTCCAGAAAGGCAAGAACGAGGTATTCCCAATTCCCCAGCAGGAAGTGGATATTTCCGGTCTCACCCAGAATCCCGGTTATTAA
- a CDS encoding PKD domain-containing protein, with product MKRIIITIPLFAMILATGLTSCEKTEYSFGEIKAPTELALNTVVEGANTNSPDGNGSGNVAITATSNNAINYRIDFGDGTVQMVPSGKVSYKYKTPGTKEYTITVNAVGTGGVMSTISKKVKVFVAFEIPTAILQALTNGSSKTWVTDKMATGHIGVGPVSSFEPIWYQAAPNEKDYAGCLYDDEITFTKDANNNVTMVLDNKGSSFVQAASVGYYGFSGPEACYDINTSGSKALGFGNASSGSSSAQSTGIQFTVPGDGIINFATGNNTYEILSITETTMHLRNIGVDGNAWYQKLKVK from the coding sequence ATGAAAAGAATAATCATAACCATCCCATTATTCGCAATGATCCTGGCAACAGGACTCACCAGTTGCGAAAAGACCGAATACAGTTTCGGTGAAATAAAAGCACCCACCGAATTGGCCCTGAACACCGTGGTGGAAGGCGCCAATACCAATAGCCCTGACGGCAATGGCAGCGGCAATGTTGCCATAACGGCTACTTCCAATAATGCCATCAACTACCGGATAGATTTTGGTGACGGAACGGTGCAGATGGTACCTTCAGGGAAAGTAAGCTACAAATACAAGACACCCGGAACGAAGGAATATACCATCACGGTAAATGCAGTTGGAACGGGAGGAGTAATGTCAACCATCAGCAAGAAAGTGAAAGTATTCGTAGCCTTTGAAATACCTACAGCAATCCTGCAGGCCCTGACCAATGGCTCCTCCAAGACATGGGTGACCGATAAAATGGCAACCGGCCATATCGGTGTAGGCCCGGTTTCCAGCTTTGAACCCATCTGGTACCAGGCTGCGCCTAATGAAAAGGACTACGCAGGTTGTTTGTATGACGATGAGATCACCTTTACCAAGGATGCCAACAATAATGTGACCATGGTCCTGGACAATAAAGGCAGCAGTTTCGTACAGGCAGCGTCGGTAGGCTATTACGGATTCAGCGGCCCGGAAGCCTGTTATGATATCAACACCAGCGGATCAAAGGCACTCGGGTTCGGCAATGCCTCCTCGGGCTCATCATCAGCCCAGTCAACCGGTATCCAGTTCACCGTACCGGGAGATGGCATCATCAACTTTGCCACCGGCAATAACACCTACGAGATCCTGTCCATTACCGAAACCACCATGCACCTGAGGAATATTGGGGTGGATGGGAATGCCTGGTACCAAAAACTTAAAGTAAAATAA
- a CDS encoding family 16 glycosylhydrolase, which translates to MRYIITTIAAISSLLVLVSCKKAGAEEVINDGSPTNLVIQVDNKNDGTGAVAFTATALNADSYKFEFGDGNSANNTTGTASHTYTKPGNNNFVVTVTASNSSGKTIARSTQIMVNVATSGGGTGLVWSDEFETNGSPDPNKWVFEIGTGSNGWGNNELQYYTNRQDNAVVSNGVLRITAKKENFSGSAYTSSRMITKGKFEFKYGRVEARAKLPQGVGTWPAIWMLGANINAVGWPNCGEIDIMEHKGSEPNKIYGTLHYPGRSGGNADGSFRMISNASSEFHVYSVDWTASHIKIYVDNQLIHSFVNSGSVPFNHDFFIILNVAMGGTFGGSVDPAFSSSSMEIDYIRVYKN; encoded by the coding sequence ATGAGATACATTATCACAACGATCGCAGCCATCAGCAGCCTGCTGGTATTGGTGAGCTGTAAGAAGGCAGGGGCAGAAGAAGTCATCAACGACGGTTCCCCCACTAACCTGGTCATACAGGTTGACAACAAAAATGACGGCACCGGTGCGGTAGCTTTTACCGCAACGGCCCTCAATGCAGATAGTTACAAGTTTGAATTTGGTGATGGCAATTCTGCCAACAATACCACCGGTACCGCCAGCCATACCTATACCAAACCGGGTAATAACAATTTTGTTGTTACGGTTACGGCCAGCAATTCCAGCGGCAAGACCATTGCCCGATCCACACAGATCATGGTCAATGTGGCCACCAGCGGAGGCGGCACCGGACTGGTATGGTCCGATGAATTCGAGACCAATGGCAGTCCCGATCCCAACAAATGGGTATTCGAGATCGGTACCGGATCCAATGGTTGGGGCAATAACGAACTCCAGTATTATACCAACCGCCAGGATAATGCCGTGGTGAGCAACGGCGTGTTGAGGATCACCGCTAAGAAGGAAAACTTCAGTGGCAGCGCTTACACTTCCTCCAGGATGATCACCAAGGGTAAGTTTGAATTCAAGTACGGAAGGGTGGAAGCCAGGGCCAAACTGCCCCAGGGAGTAGGCACCTGGCCAGCGATCTGGATGTTGGGAGCCAATATCAATGCCGTAGGTTGGCCGAACTGCGGTGAGATCGATATCATGGAACACAAGGGCAGCGAACCCAATAAGATCTATGGTACCCTGCATTATCCCGGACGCTCAGGTGGCAATGCCGATGGCAGCTTCAGGATGATCAGCAATGCTTCCAGCGAATTCCACGTTTATTCAGTGGACTGGACAGCCAGCCATATCAAGATCTATGTGGACAACCAACTGATCCACAGTTTTGTGAATTCAGGCAGCGTTCCCTTCAACCACGATTTCTTCATTATCCTGAACGTGGCCATGGGTGGAACTTTCGGAGGTTCTGTTGATCCTGCTTTCTCCAGCTCATCCATGGAGATCGATTATATCAGGGTATATAAAAACTAA
- a CDS encoding nuclear transport factor 2 family protein → MADTQLNAYNARDIEGFLKPYSDSVKVYMFPDKLMYKGKDIMRKEYDDMFKSTPDLHCTLVNRITIGNKVIDRESVFFKKGVPPLDAVAIYTIEGGSITEVVFMQ, encoded by the coding sequence TTGGCGGATACGCAACTCAATGCCTATAATGCCCGCGATATCGAGGGTTTCTTAAAACCCTACAGTGATTCGGTGAAAGTTTACATGTTCCCTGACAAGCTGATGTATAAAGGAAAAGACATCATGAGGAAGGAATATGATGATATGTTCAAATCCACGCCTGACCTCCATTGTACACTGGTGAACCGGATCACCATCGGCAATAAGGTGATTGACCGGGAATCTGTCTTCTTTAAGAAAGGCGTTCCTCCTTTGGATGCTGTGGCCATTTATACCATTGAAGGCGGAAGCATCACTGAAGTGGTGTTCATGCAATAA
- a CDS encoding alpha-ketoglutarate-dependent dioxygenase AlkB family protein, giving the protein MELFTSEEIIQLLPADGDVRYYGRVMDLPTADHYYDQLMKKVEWRHDEAIIFGKHIITKRKVAWYGDNEYGYTYSKITRQALLWNKELLELKKIVEERSGTRFNSCLLNLYHNGEEGMAWHSDDEIDLVKNGTIASLSLGAERRFSLRHRQAKETLSVNLQHGSLLVMAGTTQTHWLHSIPKMARVKTPRINLTFRQMIK; this is encoded by the coding sequence ATGGAACTGTTTACCTCCGAAGAAATCATTCAACTACTCCCGGCAGATGGGGATGTGCGTTATTACGGAAGGGTCATGGACCTTCCCACTGCCGATCACTATTATGATCAACTGATGAAGAAAGTTGAATGGCGACATGATGAAGCCATCATCTTTGGAAAACATATCATCACCAAAAGAAAGGTGGCCTGGTATGGGGATAACGAATATGGGTACACCTATTCCAAGATCACAAGACAGGCATTGTTGTGGAACAAAGAATTATTGGAGCTGAAAAAGATCGTGGAGGAAAGGTCCGGCACCCGCTTCAATTCCTGTCTCCTGAACCTTTACCATAACGGGGAAGAAGGTATGGCCTGGCATAGTGATGATGAGATTGACCTCGTAAAGAATGGGACCATTGCCTCCCTGAGCCTGGGTGCAGAGCGTAGGTTCTCCTTACGGCACCGGCAGGCGAAGGAAACCCTATCCGTCAACCTGCAGCACGGCAGCCTGCTCGTCATGGCCGGCACTACCCAAACCCATTGGCTGCACAGTATCCCCAAAATGGCAAGGGTGAAAACGCCAAGGATCAACCTGACGTTCAGGCAGATGATTAAATAG
- a CDS encoding Ada metal-binding domain-containing protein: MNKFFYHHQISSSQLFRLLRNGEVKLAGNRKLKIYGRLDCSSGKRMKANNRVFFSSADEALAMGYRPCGHCMKEAYEKWKKEYGPRRHKDTKFH, encoded by the coding sequence ATGAATAAGTTTTTTTATCATCACCAAATCAGTTCTTCCCAATTATTCCGCTTGCTAAGGAATGGTGAGGTGAAACTTGCCGGGAACAGGAAGCTGAAGATCTATGGTCGGTTGGATTGCAGCAGTGGCAAGCGCATGAAGGCCAACAACCGGGTTTTCTTTTCATCTGCTGATGAGGCATTGGCAATGGGGTACAGGCCCTGCGGGCATTGCATGAAAGAGGCGTATGAAAAGTGGAAGAAAGAGTATGGGCCACGAAGGCACAAAGACACTAAGTTTCACTAA
- a CDS encoding methylated-DNA--[protein]-cysteine S-methyltransferase yields the protein MNQQQQLNFDRIAKAIEYLRDNFREQPDLDLVAEKVHLSPFHFQRMFTDWAGVSPKKFLQYLNLEYAKTILTKEGATLFDAAAEAGLSGTSRLHDLFVKIEGMTPGEFKNGGEKLSINYSFAETPFGKVLVASTEKGICHMAFVEDEAAGFELLQQQFPKAGYHQVVDMIQQNALYIFNQDWSRLQEIKLHLKGSPFQLKVWETLLKIPMGKLATYGQVAREISQPNASRAVGTAIGSNPVAFLIPCHRVIQATGAIGGYMWGPTRKAAIIAWEGARGSAYAEASMD from the coding sequence ATGAACCAGCAGCAACAGCTCAATTTCGACCGGATCGCCAAAGCGATAGAATACCTCCGGGACAATTTCAGGGAGCAACCTGACCTTGACCTGGTGGCGGAGAAAGTGCACCTCAGTCCCTTCCATTTCCAGCGGATGTTCACGGACTGGGCAGGCGTGAGCCCGAAGAAATTCCTGCAATACCTCAACCTGGAATATGCCAAGACCATCCTGACGAAGGAGGGCGCTACCCTTTTCGATGCCGCTGCTGAAGCGGGATTATCCGGTACCAGTCGTTTGCACGACCTGTTCGTGAAGATCGAAGGCATGACACCGGGTGAATTCAAGAATGGTGGCGAGAAGCTCTCCATAAACTACAGTTTTGCGGAAACACCATTCGGTAAGGTACTCGTCGCTTCTACAGAAAAAGGGATCTGCCATATGGCCTTTGTAGAGGACGAGGCTGCCGGTTTTGAATTACTGCAGCAACAATTCCCGAAAGCAGGCTACCACCAGGTAGTGGACATGATCCAACAAAATGCGCTCTATATTTTCAACCAGGACTGGTCGAGGTTGCAGGAGATCAAGTTACACCTCAAGGGCTCACCCTTTCAGTTGAAAGTATGGGAAACCCTTCTGAAGATTCCCATGGGTAAACTGGCCACCTATGGACAGGTAGCCAGGGAGATCAGCCAGCCCAATGCCAGCAGGGCTGTCGGTACTGCCATCGGTTCCAACCCGGTTGCCTTCCTGATCCCCTGTCACCGCGTGATCCAGGCCACGGGTGCCATTGGCGGCTATATGTGGGGACCAACCCGGAAGGCTGCCATCATTGCGTGGGAAGGAGCGAGGGGATCCGCCTACGCTGAAGCTTCGATGGACTAA
- a CDS encoding alkane 1-monooxygenase yields the protein MHWKGSKYLFVYLTPVIVAFSLGSQGWWTFTAVAVLFGLLPLMELFTVGSTHNLTELEEEMAKKDSFYDWLLYGLVPAQYALLVYFLYRVTYTPLTTLEQVGLTLSFGMSCGILGINAAHELGHRVTWHEQWMSKALLLTSLYMHFFIEHNKGHHKHVSTDEDPASARYGESVYAFYFRSIYGSWLSAWRLEAKRLGKFNRPAFSWPNEMLRFQVIQLLFVGAIGLAFGSKTMLLFIAAATIGFLLLESVNYIEHYGLQRRKVNGKYERVLPIHSWNSNHPLGRLVLLELSRHSDHHYLASRKYQILRHFDESPQMPTGYPGMILLALVPPLWFAVMHRQIDQFRKGGEGLVSG from the coding sequence ATGCATTGGAAGGGATCGAAATACCTTTTTGTTTACCTGACGCCGGTCATTGTTGCTTTCTCACTGGGAAGCCAGGGATGGTGGACCTTCACCGCTGTCGCGGTATTGTTTGGACTTCTTCCGCTAATGGAACTGTTTACCGTGGGTTCTACCCATAACCTTACTGAGTTGGAGGAGGAAATGGCTAAGAAGGACAGTTTCTACGATTGGTTATTGTATGGCCTGGTACCAGCCCAATATGCCTTACTGGTATATTTTCTCTACCGCGTTACCTATACACCATTGACCACACTCGAGCAGGTTGGCCTGACCCTTTCTTTCGGTATGTCCTGTGGAATCCTTGGAATAAATGCTGCGCATGAGTTGGGACATCGGGTTACCTGGCACGAACAATGGATGAGCAAGGCCCTGCTGTTGACCTCCCTCTATATGCATTTCTTCATCGAACACAACAAGGGACACCATAAGCATGTATCCACCGATGAAGACCCGGCATCTGCGCGTTATGGGGAATCAGTGTATGCTTTTTATTTCCGCTCCATTTATGGAAGTTGGTTATCAGCATGGAGACTGGAAGCAAAGCGCCTGGGGAAGTTCAACAGGCCGGCATTCTCCTGGCCGAATGAAATGCTGCGTTTCCAGGTGATCCAATTGTTGTTTGTTGGGGCTATTGGATTGGCATTTGGTTCGAAGACCATGTTGCTTTTCATAGCAGCAGCGACAATCGGGTTCTTATTGCTGGAGTCGGTGAATTATATCGAACATTATGGATTGCAACGCAGGAAGGTCAATGGGAAATATGAACGGGTTCTACCCATTCACTCCTGGAATTCCAACCATCCACTGGGCAGGTTGGTATTGCTGGAGTTGTCGCGGCATAGCGACCACCATTACCTGGCCAGCAGGAAGTACCAGATCCTCCGTCACTTCGATGAAAGCCCACAAATGCCTACGGGCTACCCGGGTATGATCCTTTTGGCGCTGGTGCCACCGCTCTGGTTCGCAGTTATGCACCGTCAGATCGACCAGTTCAGGAAAGGGGGAGAAGGGTTGGTGTCGGGCTAG
- a CDS encoding aldo/keto reductase, producing the protein MQQRELGKSGLKVSAMGLGCMGMSFGYGPPADRQEMIRLIRKAVEYGVNFFDTAEVYGPFINEELVGVALAPFRDEVVIATKFGFKPSPTDTTRWSEVDSRPEHIREVAEASLKRLGVEVIDLFYQHRVDPSVPIEEVAGTVKDLITEGKVKYFGLSEAGAATIRRAHAVQPVAALQSEYSLWTRTPEQEIIPTLEELGIGFVPFSPLGKGFLTGAITSQTSFDPTDFRNILPRFTKEAMEANQQLVDLLSVIGARKQATPAQVALAWLLTRKPWIVPIPGTTKLHRLEENLGALKVELSEADLLEIEEASAKIRILGARYPEHIERMTGR; encoded by the coding sequence ATGCAACAAAGGGAATTGGGAAAAAGCGGGTTAAAGGTTTCCGCCATGGGATTGGGTTGTATGGGCATGAGCTTTGGTTATGGCCCGCCAGCTGACAGGCAGGAGATGATCCGCCTGATCCGCAAGGCGGTTGAATATGGGGTGAATTTTTTTGATACGGCAGAAGTATATGGCCCCTTTATAAATGAGGAATTGGTTGGCGTGGCGCTCGCACCCTTCCGTGATGAGGTGGTGATCGCCACCAAGTTTGGGTTCAAGCCTTCCCCAACTGATACGACGCGTTGGTCTGAGGTGGATAGCCGGCCCGAACATATCCGGGAAGTGGCGGAGGCCTCCTTGAAGCGCCTGGGGGTGGAGGTCATCGATCTTTTCTACCAGCACCGTGTAGACCCTTCAGTGCCCATTGAAGAGGTCGCCGGTACTGTGAAGGACCTGATCACGGAAGGAAAGGTTAAATACTTCGGATTGTCGGAAGCCGGTGCGGCCACCATCAGGAGGGCGCATGCTGTTCAACCAGTGGCAGCCCTGCAAAGTGAATATTCCCTCTGGACCAGGACACCGGAACAGGAGATCATCCCCACACTGGAAGAACTGGGTATTGGTTTTGTTCCTTTCAGTCCTTTAGGTAAAGGATTTCTCACCGGTGCCATTACTTCCCAGACCAGTTTTGATCCAACAGATTTCCGGAATATCCTGCCGCGATTCACGAAAGAAGCCATGGAGGCCAACCAGCAACTCGTGGACCTATTGTCGGTTATTGGTGCACGTAAGCAGGCAACGCCCGCGCAGGTTGCCCTGGCATGGTTGTTAACACGGAAGCCATGGATCGTTCCCATTCCGGGAACCACTAAACTACATCGACTGGAAGAAAACCTGGGAGCGCTGAAGGTCGAATTAAGTGAAGCGGATCTATTGGAGATAGAAGAGGCTTCTGCAAAGATCCGGATTCTTGGTGCAAGGTACCCTGAACATATTGAAAGGATGACGGGTAGGTAG